From one Sphingomonas naphthae genomic stretch:
- a CDS encoding sensor histidine kinase: MNDGSLTLFRPAGPSLFRQIAVRLAVLTLIFAVLNIAIVVVTYSRQPESLAQELLSLEADRIAAGPQTADLHEGPPGSTHWLVHYLDEPMVHDPDHNLTHERRAMVDWTQRERTLAGYRITGVRTIVQNGQQRWVLMQFEGDGLRPYLPVIWNEILQHAVLPLVPLSLLMLAFNILAVRRVLDPLRLAEQEVDSLDPDNMATRLSEPMAPREVHTLVCAFNRALGRLEDAIGTLRTFTANAAHELRTPLAIMQLGIDRLPPSKDRDELSRDNLYMTRLVGQMLDLAQADALMIDDADIVDLADTAKAVVTSLAPKAFEQNLELEFEQLGDATALGHREAIYRIIRNLVDNALAHCDGNGPIEVTAGPGPTISVRDHGNGIPDADKQHIFERFWRGDRRASNGAGLGLGIVKRLVEAHGGSISFENAPSGGALFRVTLRAGL, from the coding sequence GTGAATGACGGGTCGCTCACCCTATTCCGGCCAGCCGGGCCAAGCCTGTTCCGACAGATCGCTGTTCGCCTTGCGGTACTGACGCTGATTTTCGCGGTGCTCAATATCGCCATCGTCGTGGTGACATATAGTCGCCAGCCAGAGTCGCTTGCGCAAGAACTGCTCAGTCTGGAGGCCGACCGCATCGCTGCTGGCCCTCAGACGGCCGACCTTCACGAAGGTCCGCCAGGGTCGACGCATTGGCTGGTTCACTATCTTGACGAACCCATGGTGCATGATCCCGATCATAACCTGACCCATGAGCGCCGGGCGATGGTTGACTGGACGCAACGAGAGCGAACCCTGGCCGGCTATCGTATCACCGGCGTCCGTACCATCGTTCAGAATGGTCAGCAGCGATGGGTGCTCATGCAGTTCGAAGGCGATGGGTTGCGGCCCTATCTGCCAGTCATCTGGAACGAGATTTTGCAGCATGCGGTGCTGCCCCTCGTCCCGCTGTCGTTGCTGATGCTAGCCTTCAACATCCTCGCTGTGCGCCGTGTGCTGGATCCGTTGCGGCTGGCCGAACAGGAGGTCGATAGCCTCGATCCCGATAATATGGCGACGAGGCTGTCCGAGCCAATGGCGCCGCGGGAAGTGCACACGCTTGTCTGCGCCTTCAATCGCGCACTGGGACGCCTCGAGGACGCCATAGGCACGTTGCGCACGTTTACGGCTAATGCCGCCCACGAATTGCGCACTCCGCTCGCTATCATGCAGCTTGGCATTGATCGTTTGCCGCCGAGCAAAGATCGCGATGAGTTGTCGCGCGACAATCTCTATATGACCCGGTTGGTTGGCCAGATGCTGGATCTTGCTCAGGCCGACGCTTTGATGATCGACGACGCGGATATTGTCGACCTGGCAGACACCGCAAAAGCTGTGGTCACCAGCCTTGCGCCCAAGGCCTTCGAACAAAATCTGGAGCTGGAATTTGAACAGCTCGGCGATGCGACCGCGCTCGGCCATCGGGAGGCCATCTATAGGATCATTCGCAACCTTGTCGATAATGCGCTGGCACATTGCGACGGTAACGGCCCTATCGAAGTCACGGCTGGCCCTGGGCCTACAATTTCGGTTCGAGATCATGGCAATGGCATCCCGGATGCCGACAAGCAGCATATCTTCGAAAGATTCTGGCGTGGAGACCGTCGAGCCAGCAATGGCGCAGGGCTGGGCCTTGGAATCGTCAAGCGCCTTGTCGAGGCGCATGGTGGATCAATCTCGTTTGAGAATGCGCCGAGTGGCGGCGCGCTCTTTAGGGTGACATTGCGCGCTGGTCTGTAA
- a CDS encoding VIT1/CCC1 transporter family protein, with product MARHTLHAERHLVSRIGWLRAAVLGANDGIVSTASLIIGVAAAAAKSSDILVAGAAGLVAGAMSMAAGEYVSVSSQSDTERADLDRERKELGTNVEAEVRELAGIYIKRGVDPATAESVARQMMAKDALAAHAHDELGISEMTTARPIQAALTSAATFTAGAALPLAIVLLTPGPKLVAVEACASLLFLALLGLIGARAGGAPMLKATLRVTFWGALAMAMTAGIGALVGTAV from the coding sequence ATGGCGAGACATACACTGCATGCGGAACGTCATCTTGTCTCGCGCATCGGCTGGCTGCGTGCCGCAGTGCTTGGCGCCAACGACGGGATTGTCTCGACCGCGAGCCTTATCATCGGCGTTGCGGCAGCCGCAGCCAAATCGTCAGACATATTGGTGGCTGGTGCTGCGGGTCTTGTCGCTGGAGCGATGTCGATGGCTGCGGGCGAATATGTTTCCGTCAGCTCCCAGTCCGATACCGAGCGCGCAGATCTCGACCGCGAGCGAAAAGAGCTCGGCACCAATGTGGAAGCTGAAGTGCGGGAGTTGGCTGGCATATACATAAAACGCGGGGTCGATCCTGCAACCGCAGAATCGGTAGCGCGGCAGATGATGGCGAAAGACGCACTGGCGGCCCATGCCCATGATGAACTGGGTATATCCGAGATGACGACTGCGCGCCCTATCCAGGCAGCTCTGACATCGGCAGCCACTTTTACAGCGGGTGCGGCGCTACCCTTGGCGATTGTTCTTTTAACTCCTGGACCAAAGCTTGTGGCTGTCGAGGCCTGCGCTTCACTGCTATTCCTTGCACTGCTGGGGCTAATAGGGGCTCGTGCCGGTGGTGCGCCGATGCTGAAGGCGACCTTACGGGTGACATTCTGGGGCGCGCTGGCGATGGCGATGACGGCCGGTATCGGGGCGCTCGTCGGGACAGCGGTATGA